The following are encoded in a window of Chionomys nivalis chromosome X, mChiNiv1.1, whole genome shotgun sequence genomic DNA:
- the Rai2 gene encoding retinoic acid-induced protein 2 encodes MDNLQSQNLSMDMTDSSPTLANNRLENGMAQLITTEAWNINSTDLVKKALVSVPTPSILNPPAESQSGMALKVAATVLQPLCLGESPVVMPIHMQVEGSSAQELNPNGNATYVMTTQGPVQLPVVLEQHVFQHLNSPLVLPQEAPCSSNAIHNNLFQGAEDSEAQPQLLDLRIPSQPQEPTLPFEAVLQNLFPTQGSLGPPPCQPPPGYAPVPPQPFNSPLSPLVPPATLLVPYPVIVPLPVPVPIPIPVPVPQSSESKFSPSFPKPPSSFSLHSFKGTQTTLEKDELKPLDILQPKEYFQLSRHTVIKMGSENEALDLSMKSVPWLKASEASPPVFQEDAALDLSLAAHRKAEASPETLYDSSSVSAGSQGHTALEKLPSSMDMTFAPAKSREATAMMDNHINGSNGTELVSQSSHPGSEVKAENNIEIVSEPQAAKVIVSVEDTVPTIFCGKIKGLSGVSTKNFSFKREDSVLQGYDINSQGEDSLGNAEPLRKPIKNRSIKLKKVNSQEIHMLPIKKQRLATFFPRK; translated from the coding sequence ATGGACAACCTGCAGTCCCAGAACCTCTCTATGGACATGACTGACTCCTCTCCCACTTTGGCCAATAACAGACTGGAGAATGGCATGGCCCAGCTGATAACTACCGAGGCTTGGAACATCAACTCCACTGACCTGGTCAAGAAGGCCCTGGTGTCCGTGCCAACCCCATCTATTCTGAACCCCCCAGCTGAGTCTCAGAGTGGCATGGCTCTGAAGGTAGCAGCCACTGTGCTGCAGCCCCTGTGCCTCGGGGAAAGCCCCGTGGTGATGCCCATTCACATGCAGGTGGAGGGAAGCTCTGCGCAGGAGCTCAACCCCAACGGCAATGCCACCTACGTGATGACGACACAAGGCCCCGTACAGCTGCCAGTGGTGTTAGAGCAGCATGTTTTCCAGCACCTCAACTCCCCCCTGGTGCTGCCACAGGAGGCCCCATGCTCCTCCAATGCTATCCACAACAACCTCTTCCAGGGGGCCGAGGACTCCGAGGCCCAGCCTCAGCTCCTGGACCTGCGGATCCCAAGCCAGCCGCAGGAGCCCACATTGCCATTTGAAGCTGTGCTCCAGAATTTATTCCCCACCCAAGGCTCTCTGGGCCCTCCACCTTGCCAGCCTCCTCCTGGCTATGCTCCAGTGCCTCCGCAGCCCTTTAACTCTCCCTTGTCCCCCTTGGTCCCACCAGCTACCCTCTTGGTGCCCTATCCTGTGATTGTCCCCTTGCCGGTGCCAGTGCCCATCCCCATCCCTGTCCCAGTGCCTCAGAGTTCTGAATCCAAGTTCAGCCCCAGTTTCCCCAAGCCACCATCTTCCTTCAGCCTGCACTCCTTCAAAGGTACCCAGACCACCCTGGAAAAGGATGAACTGAAGCCCCTAGACATCCTCCAGCCAAAAGAGTATTTCCAGCTCAGCCGCCACACAGTCATCAAGATGGGGAGTGAGAACGAGGCACTGGATCTCTCCATGAAGTCAGTACCCTGGCTCAAGGCTAGCGAAGCTAGCCCCCCAGTCTTCCAAGAGGATGCAGCCCTAGACCTGTCCCTGGCAGCCCACCGAAAGGCCGAGGCTTCCCCAGAGACACTGTATGACAGCAGCAGCGTGTCAGCAGGCAGCCAGGGTCACACTGCGCTGGAGAAACTTCCTAGCAGTATGGACATGACCTTTGCCCCTGCCAAGTCTCGTGAGGCCACGGCCATGATGGATAACCACATCAACGGCAGCAATGGCACTGAATTGGTCAGCCAGTCCAGCCACCCTGGCAGTGAGGTGAAGGCTGAAAATAACATTGAGATTGTAAGTGAGCCCCAGGCAGCCAAGGTCATTGTCTCAGTTGAAGACACTGTGCCTACCATCTTCTGTGGCAAGATTAAAGGCCTCTCAGGGGTATCCACCAAAAACTTCTCCTTCAAAAGAGAAGACTCTGTGCTTCAGGGTTATGACATCAACAGCCAAGGAGAAGATTCCCTGGGAAATGCCGAGCCCCTTAGGAAACCCATCAAAAACCGGAGCATAAAGTTAAAGAAAGTGAACTCCCAGGAAATACACATGCTCCCAATTAAAAAACAACGGCTGGCCACCTTTTTTCCGAGAAAGTAA